Proteins from a single region of Butyrivibrio fibrisolvens:
- a CDS encoding co-chaperone GroES codes for MKLTPLGDRVVLKQLEAEETTASGIVLPGKEKEKPQQAEIIAVGPGGVVDGKEVKMEVKVGQKVIYSKYAGTEVKLDEETYIIVKQNDILAVVE; via the coding sequence ATGAAATTAACACCACTTGGAGACAGAGTTGTATTAAAGCAGCTTGAAGCAGAGGAGACTACAGCATCAGGAATCGTTCTTCCCGGAAAGGAAAAAGAGAAACCTCAGCAGGCTGAAATTATAGCTGTTGGTCCTGGCGGAGTTGTTGATGGCAAGGAAGTCAAGATGGAAGTTAAAGTTGGACAGAAAGTTATCTATTCAAAATATGCTGGAACAGAAGTTAAGCTTGATGAAGAGACATACATCATCGTTAAGCAGAATGACATTCTTGCAGTAGTAGAATAA